One part of the Bradyrhizobium sp. CB1650 genome encodes these proteins:
- a CDS encoding cache domain-containing protein → MICKLMIAAASAAVLMVSPTAFAQGQFGTADEAKAMLMKAAAALKADRTKTLDLINKGEGGFLDRDIYPFCFELSDGKILAVASNNAKQFLGTDIRALKDATGKVYGPELHAAAQKSEGQVTEVSYMFPRPGADKTPVQKVSFVTKVGDLGCGVGYYK, encoded by the coding sequence ATGATTTGTAAATTGATGATCGCCGCGGCGTCGGCCGCAGTTCTTATGGTCTCGCCAACGGCTTTCGCACAAGGTCAGTTCGGCACGGCCGATGAAGCCAAAGCTATGCTGATGAAGGCGGCGGCCGCACTGAAAGCAGATAGGACCAAGACGCTCGATTTGATCAACAAGGGAGAAGGTGGATTCCTAGACCGCGACATCTATCCATTTTGCTTTGAGCTCAGCGACGGCAAAATCCTTGCAGTCGCGAGCAACAATGCAAAGCAATTTTTGGGCACGGATATCAGGGCCCTTAAGGATGCCACCGGCAAAGTATATGGCCCGGAACTCCACGCCGCGGCACAAAAATCGGAAGGTCAAGTCACTGAAGTCAGCTACATGTTTCCAAGGCCGGGCGCCGACAAGACGCCGGTTCAAAAGGTGAGTTTCGTCACCAAGGTGGGCGATCTGGGTTGCGGCGTTGGCTATTACAAGTAG
- a CDS encoding IS1182 family transposase translates to MMGHRQVEQVALFYEFSLEKHIPADHLLRSIDRFVDLQEIRRDLAPFYSSIGRPSIDPELMIRMLLIGYCLGIRSERRLCDEVHLNLAYRWFCRLGLDGAVPDHSTFSKNRHGRFRQSDLFRRVFESVLRRCIEERLVGGEGFAVDASLIKADANRQKGIEGDKGLPPEAAGRAIDEYLAVLDDAAFGAATEVTPKFVSPSDPAARWTGAHGGQAFFAYSTNYLIDVENAIIVDVEATTAIRQAEVLAAKRMIERSMERFDIYPARLMGDSAYGSAEMLGWLVYEHGIEPHVTVFDKSGRQDGTFSRDDFTYDHASDVYVCPGGKLLTTTGSLIDGGTLRYRASKYDCQACRLKPRCCPKEPARYVPRSIYEGARDMAREIARSWEGLVSRRLRKKIEMLFAHLKRILKLDRLRLRGPNGARDEFILAAIAQNLRKMAKLIPMPTLRPA, encoded by the coding sequence ATGATGGGGCATCGGCAAGTCGAACAGGTTGCGTTGTTCTATGAGTTCTCGCTCGAGAAGCATATCCCCGCCGACCACCTGCTTCGGTCGATCGATAGGTTTGTTGACCTTCAAGAGATCAGGCGGGACCTGGCGCCGTTCTATAGTAGCATTGGTCGGCCTTCGATCGATCCGGAGCTGATGATCCGGATGCTCCTGATCGGGTACTGCTTGGGCATCCGATCGGAGCGGCGGCTGTGCGATGAGGTCCATCTCAATTTGGCCTACCGGTGGTTCTGCCGGCTCGGTCTGGATGGGGCAGTGCCGGATCACTCGACGTTCTCCAAGAACAGGCATGGCCGCTTCCGGCAGAGCGATCTCTTCCGTCGCGTGTTCGAGAGCGTCTTGCGCCGCTGCATTGAAGAGCGATTGGTCGGTGGTGAAGGATTCGCGGTCGATGCGAGCCTGATCAAGGCCGATGCCAATCGGCAGAAGGGGATCGAAGGCGACAAGGGACTTCCGCCGGAAGCCGCTGGCCGCGCGATCGATGAGTATCTGGCCGTCCTCGACGATGCCGCCTTTGGAGCTGCGACCGAGGTCACCCCGAAGTTCGTGTCGCCCTCCGACCCGGCGGCGCGCTGGACGGGGGCGCACGGCGGCCAAGCGTTCTTTGCCTACTCGACGAACTACCTGATCGACGTTGAGAACGCGATCATCGTTGATGTTGAAGCAACCACGGCGATCCGACAGGCCGAGGTCCTCGCCGCCAAACGCATGATCGAACGTTCGATGGAGCGCTTCGACATCTATCCGGCCAGGCTCATGGGCGACAGCGCTTACGGCTCGGCTGAGATGCTCGGCTGGCTGGTCTATGAGCATGGCATCGAGCCGCATGTGACGGTGTTCGACAAGTCAGGGCGCCAGGATGGTACCTTCTCACGCGACGACTTCACCTACGACCATGCCAGCGATGTCTACGTCTGCCCCGGCGGCAAGTTGCTGACGACGACCGGCTCATTAATCGATGGTGGGACACTACGCTACCGGGCGAGCAAGTATGATTGCCAAGCTTGCCGTCTAAAGCCCCGGTGCTGTCCAAAGGAGCCGGCTCGATACGTGCCGCGATCGATCTATGAAGGCGCTCGTGACATGGCGCGCGAGATCGCGCGATCTTGGGAGGGGCTGGTATCGCGGCGGCTTCGCAAAAAGATCGAGATGCTATTTGCGCATCTCAAGCGCATTCTCAAGCTCGACCGTCTACGTCTACGAGGCCCAAACGGCGCGCGTGACGAGTTCATCCTCGCAGCCATCGCCCAGAACCTCCGGAAGATGGCCAAGCTGATCCCGATGCCCACCCTGAGGCCCGCATAG
- a CDS encoding nuclear transport factor 2 family protein — protein MAQDIKPELEKIGAAYTDCVAKHDGACVASLYSKDGIQVNVVGEVKTDLKATYEGYFKDGEDKIAVKINYAQPLGNDMALAAGDVDVTFNVEPKLRPLFWSAVYIKEGGQWKIRMLTAAVKPPPPPNEANADKK, from the coding sequence ATGGCGCAGGACATCAAGCCCGAGCTGGAGAAAATAGGCGCGGCCTATACCGACTGCGTCGCCAAGCACGATGGCGCGTGCGTTGCGTCGCTCTATTCAAAGGACGGCATCCAAGTCAACGTGGTCGGAGAGGTGAAAACCGATCTCAAGGCGACCTATGAAGGCTACTTCAAGGACGGTGAGGATAAGATCGCCGTCAAAATCAACTATGCCCAGCCGCTCGGCAACGATATGGCATTGGCGGCGGGCGACGTCGATGTCACCTTCAACGTCGAGCCGAAACTGCGTCCACTATTCTGGTCCGCCGTCTACATCAAGGAAGGCGGCCAGTGGAAAATCCGCATGCTGACGGCGGCCGTCAAGCCGCCGCCGCCGCCCAACGAAGCCAACGCCGACAAGAAGTAA
- a CDS encoding IS1182 family transposase produces the protein MRRFIEGADRNQSTLLPECLDDWVGESNPVRVVDAFVEALDLDEMGFEDIEPSATGRPGYHPAVLLKLYIYGYLNRIQSSRRLEREARRNLEVIWLLQRLSPDDKTIADFRRDNGLGIRKVCAKFVELCRRMGLLTQASVAIDGSKFKAVNTRDKNFTKGKVERRRQQLEESVSRYLAQLDTADLQEPSETLAAKTAHLKEKLTKLKSEMHKLEAYEEAMLASPDQQISLTDPDSRSMATSGRGWGVVGYNVQVAVDTEHHLIIAHEVTNSGSDRAQLANMGKQAKAVLGVDKLEAVADRGYYTGEEIKACADADILVTLPKPNTTGMEAKGKFGKHDFAYLAKQDVYRCPAGELLAYWLTTVDGERTIRRYVTKACGSCLLKARCTTAKNRVISRWEHEHVMEDAQRRLDADPQAMRRRRETVEHPFGTLKMRMGATHFLTKRLPKVATEMALHVLAYNLTRVMNIMGAGALIAAIQA, from the coding sequence ATGCGACGGTTCATTGAAGGCGCGGATCGCAATCAATCGACGTTGTTGCCGGAATGCCTCGATGATTGGGTCGGTGAGAGCAATCCTGTTCGCGTTGTCGATGCGTTTGTCGAAGCACTTGATCTTGACGAGATGGGTTTTGAGGACATCGAACCGTCGGCGACCGGGCGACCCGGCTATCATCCAGCGGTGCTGCTCAAGCTGTACATCTACGGCTATCTCAACCGCATCCAGTCGAGCCGCCGGCTGGAGCGGGAGGCAAGACGCAATCTCGAGGTGATCTGGCTGTTACAACGGCTTTCGCCCGACGACAAGACGATCGCCGACTTTCGTCGCGACAACGGCCTCGGTATCAGGAAGGTGTGCGCGAAGTTCGTTGAGCTTTGCCGGCGGATGGGATTGCTGACGCAGGCGAGCGTCGCCATCGACGGATCGAAGTTCAAGGCGGTCAACACGCGTGACAAGAACTTCACAAAGGGCAAGGTCGAGCGCCGTCGCCAGCAACTGGAGGAGAGCGTCTCGCGTTATCTCGCACAGCTCGACACGGCAGATCTGCAGGAGCCATCTGAGACTCTCGCCGCGAAGACGGCGCATCTGAAGGAAAAGCTCACCAAGCTCAAGAGCGAGATGCACAAGCTCGAAGCCTACGAAGAGGCGATGCTGGCATCACCAGATCAACAGATCTCGCTGACCGATCCCGACAGTCGGTCCATGGCAACGAGTGGCCGTGGCTGGGGCGTCGTTGGCTACAATGTGCAGGTTGCCGTAGATACCGAGCATCATCTCATCATTGCGCACGAAGTAACGAATAGCGGCTCGGATCGCGCTCAACTGGCAAACATGGGCAAGCAGGCCAAGGCCGTGCTCGGCGTGGACAAGCTCGAGGCGGTGGCCGATCGCGGCTATTACACAGGCGAGGAGATCAAGGCTTGCGCCGACGCTGATATCCTTGTGACTCTACCGAAGCCAAACACGACCGGCATGGAGGCGAAGGGCAAGTTTGGAAAGCACGACTTCGCATATCTGGCCAAGCAGGATGTGTATCGCTGCCCGGCTGGCGAGTTGCTGGCATATTGGCTCACAACAGTGGATGGCGAACGCACCATTCGGCGCTACGTCACGAAAGCCTGTGGGAGTTGCCTACTGAAGGCGCGCTGCACCACGGCCAAAAACCGCGTCATCTCTCGTTGGGAGCATGAGCACGTCATGGAGGATGCCCAGAGGCGGCTCGACGCTGATCCTCAGGCGATGCGTCGCCGTCGCGAGACGGTCGAGCATCCGTTCGGCACGCTGAAGATGCGCATGGGCGCGACGCACTTCCTGACGAAGCGCTTGCCGAAGGTCGCCACTGAGATGGCGCTGCACGTGCTCGCCTACAATCTCACGCGCGTGATGAACATCATGGGTGCTGGTGCGTTGATCGCGGCGATTCAGGCATGA
- a CDS encoding SgcJ/EcaC family oxidoreductase, with amino-acid sequence MESSPKVVSTGLALIIVLLSFVPVASAEPKEDVAAATAAWGRALGEDDPEKVLPFYSDDAVLWGTLSPTVRSDRAALRDYFVTAFKVLPGLKVALGDQLIRAYGNAAVNTGYYTFSYVKDGETKSLPARYSFTYVKNGERWLIVDHHSSAMPSPPK; translated from the coding sequence ATGGAATCTTCTCCGAAAGTTGTGAGCACAGGACTTGCGTTGATCATCGTCCTGTTGTCGTTCGTCCCCGTTGCTTCGGCTGAACCGAAAGAAGACGTCGCGGCAGCGACCGCGGCATGGGGACGCGCCCTTGGCGAAGACGATCCAGAAAAGGTTTTACCGTTCTATTCAGACGATGCCGTGCTTTGGGGCACGCTGTCCCCGACCGTCCGCTCCGATAGGGCGGCGCTAAGAGACTATTTCGTGACCGCCTTCAAGGTTCTACCCGGTCTCAAGGTCGCCTTGGGCGATCAGCTGATCCGCGCGTACGGCAACGCGGCGGTCAATACCGGTTACTACACGTTCTCCTATGTCAAGGACGGCGAGACGAAGAGCTTACCCGCGCGATACAGCTTCACCTACGTCAAGAACGGCGAGCGTTGGCTGATCGTCGACCACCATTCCTCGGCGATGCCATCGCCGCCGAAATAG
- a CDS encoding antibiotic biosynthesis monooxygenase produces the protein MIDVIVTQRVHPGMERAFEELVREITANTLAKDKGCLRYEWYRAEAPQTYILIERWTDRAAAQAHLAAEHMARLKPKIQECVPESFSVTRLVQLN, from the coding sequence ATGATCGACGTGATTGTGACACAGCGGGTGCATCCCGGCATGGAGCGAGCATTTGAAGAGCTAGTGCGTGAGATTACCGCGAACACCTTGGCCAAGGATAAGGGGTGTTTGAGGTATGAGTGGTATCGCGCGGAAGCGCCGCAAACCTATATTTTGATAGAGCGCTGGACTGATAGAGCCGCGGCCCAAGCTCACTTGGCGGCCGAACACATGGCTCGACTGAAGCCCAAAATTCAGGAATGCGTTCCCGAAAGTTTTTCCGTGACCCGGCTGGTTCAATTGAATTGA
- a CDS encoding isochorismatase family protein, which produces MPEIHQFAPHAVYVPRKGELNAWDNEDFIKTVRATGKKTLIMAGVWTSVCVMFPALDAKAAGYKVYAVIDASGDPSEMTSRTTVARFVQAGVIPTSTNAVLSEVHRTWNRPEAGELAKLYALVPNYAAVIDSYQTAQEAAKQTTGSAAK; this is translated from the coding sequence ATGCCGGAAATCCATCAGTTCGCGCCGCACGCGGTCTATGTGCCGCGCAAGGGCGAACTAAACGCATGGGATAACGAGGACTTTATCAAAACAGTCCGTGCCACCGGCAAGAAGACGCTGATCATGGCCGGTGTCTGGACCAGCGTCTGCGTGATGTTTCCGGCACTTGATGCCAAGGCGGCGGGATACAAGGTCTACGCCGTGATCGATGCATCAGGCGATCCAAGCGAAATGACCTCACGCACAACAGTCGCCCGATTTGTCCAAGCAGGTGTCATTCCGACCTCCACGAACGCGGTGCTCTCGGAAGTTCATCGTACATGGAACCGCCCCGAAGCGGGCGAGCTTGCGAAGCTGTACGCGTTGGTACCGAACTATGCGGCCGTTATCGACAGCTATCAAACGGCTCAGGAGGCTGCGAAACAAACGACCGGCAGTGCCGCGAAGTGA
- a CDS encoding DoxX family protein, with protein MIDLAKYGDHAALVGRILYASMFLLFGYGKITAFAGTTSYMGSLGLPAPSLFTLLAIIIEIGGGLLMLVGYETRLIALGLAIYVLVSAFIGHFQLSDFNQFQHFMKNMAIVGGSLAFGASGAGAYSFDARRSPQARSLA; from the coding sequence GTGATCGACCTCGCAAAGTATGGTGATCATGCGGCGCTCGTCGGCCGCATTCTGTATGCGTCGATGTTTCTTCTGTTCGGCTACGGCAAGATAACAGCCTTTGCCGGTACCACGAGCTACATGGGTTCACTTGGCCTTCCAGCACCCTCGCTGTTTACTTTGCTCGCCATCATCATTGAGATTGGCGGTGGCTTGTTGATGTTAGTTGGCTATGAGACTCGGCTCATAGCTCTCGGGCTGGCGATCTACGTCTTGGTTTCAGCGTTTATCGGGCACTTCCAGCTCAGCGACTTTAATCAGTTCCAGCATTTCATGAAGAACATGGCGATCGTCGGAGGTTCGCTGGCGTTTGGCGCTTCCGGTGCTGGCGCTTATTCGTTCGACGCGAGGCGATCGCCGCAAGCGCGGTCGCTTGCGTGA
- a CDS encoding CHAD domain-containing protein: protein MARDTAFRIIARRHLDAVLAQHDGTCRGDPDALHQIRIALTHLRTAIRFFSPMVGDAVRPEVLAELKWLNSQLGLVRDLDVAIERVVAASGDELAVIAELQSWDEKRAESHRLLARALQSARYRRLIEQTSGWIESGPWSTRRSKEAFRRRRCALADHAAVQLAQWHKTLLKKARRLGKLSAEKRHKLRILNKRLTYSIESLEDLFCDSSLTKQKSILKQLRKAQRSLGQLNDDARDQTLAESLNGARSNAHVRFLDRKREKRLLRTAKAAYQNLDKARPFCWSDLARSPEADD, encoded by the coding sequence ATGGCCCGCGACACCGCCTTCCGGATCATCGCGCGCCGACACCTGGACGCCGTCCTCGCCCAGCATGACGGCACCTGCCGCGGCGACCCCGACGCACTGCATCAGATACGGATTGCGCTGACGCACTTACGGACTGCCATTCGCTTCTTCTCGCCAATGGTCGGTGACGCCGTGCGGCCGGAAGTCCTGGCCGAGCTGAAATGGTTGAACAGTCAGCTAGGCCTGGTGCGGGACCTTGACGTCGCGATCGAACGCGTGGTGGCGGCCAGCGGCGACGAGCTCGCGGTGATCGCCGAGCTCCAGTCCTGGGATGAAAAGCGCGCCGAGAGCCATCGCCTCTTGGCGCGGGCGCTGCAATCGGCGCGGTATCGGCGCCTGATCGAGCAGACCTCCGGCTGGATCGAGAGCGGCCCCTGGTCGACCAGACGCAGCAAGGAGGCCTTCAGGCGGCGCCGCTGCGCGCTCGCCGATCACGCAGCGGTGCAACTCGCGCAGTGGCACAAGACGCTCCTCAAGAAGGCGCGGAGGCTCGGCAAACTCAGCGCGGAGAAGCGACACAAACTGCGCATTCTCAACAAGCGGCTGACCTACTCGATCGAGTCGCTGGAGGACCTCTTCTGCGACAGCTCGCTCACGAAGCAGAAGTCGATCCTCAAGCAATTGCGCAAGGCGCAACGGTCCCTCGGGCAGCTCAATGACGATGCACGAGATCAGACTCTGGCTGAATCGTTGAACGGAGCGCGATCCAACGCACACGTCCGCTTCCTCGATCGCAAGCGGGAAAAGCGACTGCTGCGGACCGCCAAGGCCGCATACCAAAATCTGGACAAAGCCAGGCCTTTTTGCTGGTCGGATCTCGCACGCAGTCCCGAAGCTGACGACTAG
- a CDS encoding bifunctional aminoglycoside phosphotransferase/ATP-binding protein, with translation MTDDTATQERIFAALSDPATHPGAIRIDTHAASVFLEGTRALKIKRAVRFPFLDYSTLERRKAACEEEIRINRPLAPQIYQRVVAITEGPDGTMELGGRGKPIEYAVEMSRFDESRTLDHLARAGPLDADLALAIADAIARSHVIATPADGKAWVSSIPPLIEGNTAGLRNGNHLAAAAIKQLGKTSHEAFHRIRVLLDERGRQGFVRRCHGDLHLANIVLIEQQLVLFDAVEFDAALATVDVLYDLAFTLMDLLRHDQPLAANTLLNRYLATTPLEHLDALGTLPLFMSVRAAIRAQVALARLNRPHSDRLGILDDANRYFSLAQALINPPAPRLIAVGGLSGTGKSVLARALAPIVAPQPGAVVLRSDVIRKRLFGVKDADRLPPSTYQPDVTARVYETLAQHARRVLKQGHSAIVDAVFARESERDAVAALARECNVPLTGLFLDADLATRQARIGSRRGDASDATQEVAALQEHYSIGDIGWARIDASGTPEQTFGRCRMAIAEGR, from the coding sequence ATGACGGACGACACCGCGACCCAGGAACGGATCTTTGCAGCACTCAGCGATCCCGCCACGCATCCCGGCGCAATCAGGATCGATACACATGCTGCTTCAGTCTTTCTCGAAGGAACGCGCGCGCTGAAGATCAAGCGGGCTGTCCGCTTTCCGTTTCTCGATTACTCCACCCTCGAAAGGCGAAAGGCGGCATGCGAGGAGGAGATCAGGATCAACCGGCCGCTGGCGCCGCAAATCTATCAGCGCGTCGTGGCGATCACGGAGGGGCCGGACGGCACGATGGAGCTCGGAGGGCGCGGCAAGCCGATCGAATATGCGGTGGAGATGTCCCGCTTCGACGAAAGCCGAACGCTCGATCATCTGGCCAGGGCCGGGCCGCTCGACGCGGACCTCGCGTTGGCGATCGCGGACGCCATCGCGCGTTCGCACGTGATCGCGACGCCTGCGGACGGCAAGGCATGGGTCTCCTCGATCCCGCCGCTCATCGAGGGGAACACCGCCGGCCTGCGAAACGGAAACCATCTTGCCGCGGCCGCGATCAAGCAACTTGGCAAAACCTCGCACGAGGCATTTCATCGTATCCGTGTCTTGCTGGACGAACGTGGCCGTCAAGGCTTCGTGCGCCGCTGCCACGGCGACCTGCATCTTGCCAATATCGTGCTGATCGAACAGCAGCTCGTGCTGTTCGATGCCGTCGAGTTCGACGCCGCTCTCGCAACCGTCGACGTGCTCTACGACCTTGCATTCACGCTGATGGATCTGTTGCGCCACGACCAGCCGCTGGCGGCCAATACCCTCCTCAATCGGTATCTCGCCACAACGCCGCTCGAGCATCTCGATGCGCTTGGCACTCTCCCGCTGTTCATGTCGGTTCGAGCTGCGATCCGCGCCCAGGTGGCACTGGCGCGGCTGAATCGGCCTCATTCCGATCGGCTCGGCATTCTCGACGACGCGAATCGCTATTTCAGCCTCGCCCAGGCTCTGATCAATCCTCCAGCGCCTCGTCTGATTGCGGTCGGCGGATTGTCGGGTACCGGGAAGTCGGTGCTGGCCCGTGCGCTCGCGCCTATCGTTGCGCCGCAACCGGGAGCCGTCGTGCTGCGCAGCGACGTCATTCGAAAACGACTGTTTGGGGTCAAGGACGCGGACCGCCTGCCGCCATCCACATATCAGCCCGATGTCACGGCTCGGGTTTACGAGACATTGGCCCAACACGCCCGCCGCGTGCTGAAGCAGGGCCATTCCGCAATCGTCGACGCGGTATTCGCACGCGAATCCGAGCGCGATGCAGTCGCCGCGCTTGCCCGGGAATGCAATGTCCCGCTGACCGGGCTTTTCCTGGACGCGGACCTCGCGACGCGGCAGGCTCGAATCGGCAGCCGACGGGGGGATGCGTCCGACGCCACGCAAGAGGTTGCCGCGCTGCAGGAGCATTATAGTATCGGCGATATTGGTTGGGCGCGCATCGATGCATCCGGGACACCTGAGCAGACGTTCGGGCGCTGCCGGATGGCGATCGCCGAGGGCAGGTAA
- a CDS encoding universal stress protein translates to MPIKDVFLPLVGQPREPTLAAIEKCVAVAADLGARITALALEEDVFARPKAVFPDDPEPAAGPNAGREIDELQQLLNAFNNAASRAGIRAQSRSGKMPAEQIAPTLAEYARFSDLALIPVKPHDSRTETIIETLLFESGRPLLLCPEHLVPGLRPDFENVMIAWDRSARAARAVGDALPFLQAAASVRIITVTDDKTEAIMQSGMDLVDHLGEHGVYASFETVNAGGSSIGKVLGSWANSHEIDAIIMGAYHHSRLNEIVWGGVTKTVIGQPPCWVMMSH, encoded by the coding sequence ATGCCCATCAAGGACGTATTTCTGCCGCTTGTCGGTCAGCCGCGCGAGCCGACGCTTGCTGCGATCGAAAAATGCGTGGCGGTCGCCGCCGATCTCGGCGCCAGGATTACCGCGCTTGCGCTGGAGGAAGATGTCTTCGCGCGACCGAAAGCAGTGTTCCCGGACGATCCGGAGCCTGCCGCTGGACCCAACGCCGGGCGAGAGATCGACGAATTGCAGCAGCTCCTGAATGCGTTCAACAATGCCGCTTCGCGCGCGGGCATCCGCGCCCAAAGCCGGTCGGGCAAGATGCCCGCGGAGCAGATCGCTCCGACCTTGGCGGAATACGCGCGCTTCAGCGATCTCGCGCTGATCCCCGTGAAGCCGCACGACAGTCGAACGGAGACCATCATCGAGACGCTTTTGTTCGAATCGGGCCGACCGCTCCTGCTCTGTCCGGAGCATCTCGTCCCCGGGCTGCGTCCGGACTTCGAGAACGTCATGATCGCCTGGGATCGTTCCGCGCGCGCGGCCCGCGCGGTCGGCGATGCGCTGCCGTTCCTTCAGGCCGCCGCGTCGGTCCGCATCATCACCGTCACGGATGACAAGACCGAGGCGATCATGCAATCCGGGATGGATCTCGTCGACCACCTCGGAGAGCACGGGGTGTATGCGTCCTTTGAAACCGTGAACGCTGGCGGCAGCTCGATCGGCAAGGTGCTCGGAAGCTGGGCGAATTCCCATGAAATCGACGCCATCATCATGGGCGCCTACCATCATTCTCGACTGAACGAAATAGTCTGGGGCGGCGTTACCAAGACCGTCATTGGTCAGCCACCATGCTGGGTTATGATGTCGCATTAG